The following DNA comes from Mycobacterium sp. MS1601.
TACCGGTCGACGATCATGGTCACCACGCTGTCTCCGTGCTGGTACTGCAGCGGCCTGGTCCGCCAGTTCAACATCGGCGCCGTGGTGATCGGGGAGAGCCGTACCTTCACCGGTGGGCATGACTGGCTGGCCGAACACGGGGTGTCGGTGACGCTGCTCGACGATCCGCGTTGCGTGGCGATGATGACCGACTTCATCGCGGCTCAGCCGCAGCTGTGGAACGAGGACATCGGGGTCAGCTGAAACGGGGACGGCCCCCGGCTCTGATGAGCCGGGGGCCGTCGCACTTGGGGTACTGACTACGGGCTGGCGTTGTCGCTGCCGTCGTTGCCCTGGTTGCCGGTGCTGCCACCGACGCCACCCTGGCCGCCCGAGCCGCCGTTGCCGCCGGTGCCCGCCTTGCCGGCATCGGGGTTGGCGCTGCCGCCGCTGCCGCCGTTGCCGCCGTCGGCGTTCAAGCCGCCACGGCCGCCGGTTCCGCCGTTGCCGCCACGAGAGGTACCGCCGGTTGCGGAACCACCGCTCATGCCCTGGCCGCCGATGCCTTGGATGGCGCCGCCGTCGCCGCCGTTGCCGCCACGACCGCCGACGGTGTTGCCGCCGGTCGAGGTTGCGCCGCCGCCCCTGCCGCCACGGCCACCGAGGCCGGTGACCACGGAGTCGCCGCCGCTGCCGGCCGCACCGCCGGTGGCGGAGCCGGACTCGGAGTTGGCCGCGCCGCCGCTGCCGCCGTTGGTGCCGCGGCCGATCAGGCGCTCGCCGCCGTCGCCGCCGGTGCCGCCGACAGCCTTGGCGCTGCCGCTTGCGGTGGCTGAGCCGCCGTTGCCGCCGCCGCGGCCGAGAACCTCAGGCGTGCTGCCGCCGGAGAGGGTGCCCTTGCCGGCCATTCCGCCGTTGCCGCCGGTGGCGGTCTGGGTGCTGTCGCCGGTGCTGGTGGTGCGGTCGCCAACGGTGGCCGAACCGCCCGCGCCGCCGGCGCCCGCACCGTAGGAGGTGGTGTCGTCCTGCGAGAACGGGATACCGATGGTGGCACCGCCGCCGACGCCGCCGTCACCACCGGTGGCGTTGCCGAACAGCGAGGTGGCGCTGCCACCGGCGCCGCCCTTGCCGCCGTTGCTCGGGACGAAGGTCGCGCCGTTGCCGCCGCGCCCGCCGTCACCGGCCACG
Coding sequences within:
- a CDS encoding nucleoside deaminase, whose translation is MTPAEMLDVAYAEARKGLDEGGIPIGAALFSADGTLLGSGHNRRVQQDDPSVHAETDAFRAAGRQRDYRSTIMVTTLSPCWYCSGLVRQFNIGAVVIGESRTFTGGHDWLAEHGVSVTLLDDPRCVAMMTDFIAAQPQLWNEDIGVS